The region TTAACATTCTTAATCTCATCCGGTTCCAGCTTTTTGTTTTTATTTTTATCAAAATCATACATTATGTTTTCGCTGTAGAATTCATCAAATAACCATTTAACCCGCGCGCCCTCAATGGCCGAATCCTTAAAAACGAATGTTACGGCATAATCAAGGAATATGTGCGGATGCGCGGATAACTCTCCTGAAAAAATCATCATACACAAAAGGGCCGCGGGGATCTTAAATATGCCGGTGAAATAAAAAAATGGCTGATTCATCCTGAATTACAAAATAAGATTTAATATACCGCCGACAAAAAGGGTGGCGGCGATCATTATCAACGCGGATTTCATCATATCTTTCACCCCCAGCTCCTTTATCAGAACCGCGAATGTGGCAACGCAGGGAAAATACATGGTCAGAACAACCGACGCTATGACAAGCTGCTTGACTGAAAGCCCCAGGGGAGCGAGCATCCCGACGGCGACGTCCTTCCTTAAAAAACTCACCACCAGAGCGGCAACGGTTTCCTCCGGCAGGCCCATGATACCTGTGATAACAGGCGCCGCTAATTTTCCCAAAAACTCTATGACTCCGAGAGCGTAGAGTAAATTTACCACCAGAACACCGAGCATGACAAATGGCACTGCTTCCTTTATAAACCATTTGACCCTCATCCAGACTTTTTCAAAAAGAACTTTCATATAAGGCATTCTGTAAGGCGGTATTTCCACAAAAATTTCGGGAGACTCGCCTTTCACCAAAGCATTCTGCAGCAGGCCGAGTATAATCCAGACAATAAAAAGTGTGCCGAAGACCTGAGCCAGGGCCATCGCCCCGTAATTCCCCACAAGGCCCATGATCATCGCTATCTGCGCCATACAGGGGACAGCTATCGCCATGAGCGTGGCCGCTATAAATCTCTCCCTCCTGGTCTCCAGCACTCTTGTGGCCATGGCCGCCGGCACATTGCATCCCAGTCCCAGCATCATCGGAATAATGGCAAGGCCGTGCAGACCCACTCTGTGCATCAGATTATCCGATAGGACGCCTATCCTGGGAAGATAGCCCGAATCCTCAAGAAAACCGAGCACCAGATAAAATGAAAAAACATAGGGCAGAACCATCGCTACGGGAACAAACAAGCCCGTGGTCAAAAGGCCCATTGACTGGACGAAATCGATATTACCGTCTATGAGTTTGCCGATGAGTATTTCATGAGCAATGCCGCCGGGACTCAAAAAAGCTAAAGTCCTGACAATAAAAGGACCCCACAGTTTTTCAAAAACGGGTTCAAAAATATGGGTTATCAGCCCTTCTCCTATA is a window of Candidatus Omnitrophota bacterium DNA encoding:
- a CDS encoding ferrous iron transporter B; translated protein: MKKILLMGNPNVGKSAVFSRLTGVDVITSNYSGTTVGYTRGCMHMAGEKVELIDVPGVYSLAAGTKAEEVALGMLKEGEIVLNIVDATRLERNLKLTLQLISRRVPMLVVLNMWDETKHRGIEIDVPKLEEILGIPVVAVCAVSGEGISELVGRMAQARVSGFEYDVKDVWAESGRIAGKAQKFFHRHHTFLETLADASISPLTGIPIALIIAALSFTVIRFIGEGLITHIFEPVFEKLWGPFIVRTLAFLSPGGIAHEILIGKLIDGNIDFVQSMGLLTTGLFVPVAMVLPYVFSFYLVLGFLEDSGYLPRIGVLSDNLMHRVGLHGLAIIPMMLGLGCNVPAAMATRVLETRRERFIAATLMAIAVPCMAQIAMIMGLVGNYGAMALAQVFGTLFIVWIILGLLQNALVKGESPEIFVEIPPYRMPYMKVLFEKVWMRVKWFIKEAVPFVMLGVLVVNLLYALGVIEFLGKLAAPVITGIMGLPEETVAALVVSFLRKDVAVGMLAPLGLSVKQLVIASVVLTMYFPCVATFAVLIKELGVKDMMKSALIMIAATLFVGGILNLIL